A genomic segment from Gemmatimonadaceae bacterium encodes:
- a CDS encoding DUF6174 domain-containing protein, with product MNTARYRLFVVVLSDTVAGVLDLETQTSVDPHLGQTVDDLFAFIQDAIDRPAQWIHAEYDPLKGFPTAIDYDGAALIADDEISFRASDAHPISPPPG from the coding sequence ATGAACACAGCGCGATATCGCCTCTTCGTCGTCGTGCTGAGCGACACGGTGGCGGGTGTGCTCGACTTGGAGACTCAGACGAGCGTGGACCCGCACTTGGGCCAGACGGTCGACGATCTCTTCGCGTTCATTCAGGACGCGATCGACCGTCCCGCGCAGTGGATTCACGCGGAGTACGACCCGCTGAAGGGATTTCCGACCGCGATCGACTACGATGGAGCGGCGTTGATCGCGGACGACGAGATCTCGTTCCGCGCAAGCGACGCTCATCCGATCTCCCCGCCGCCCGGGTGA
- a CDS encoding ABC transporter permease, translated as MKTLRVLRDRLRALWRSDRVQDEIAEELRFHVEMRARDNERAGMSPADARREAERRFGSVALAADAGYDVRGGGWIETLVRDVRFGARVLAKHKIFSAVVILTVGVGIGANATIFTLVDRVLLRSLPVQHSEELEQVTLPNDWSTFSEPFFRDLRRRTDIFSGVLARTVVPATIARSGDARRGVVELVSGNYFSVLGTRAALGRLLSDVDDVVLRGAPAAVVSDRFWRNSLSRNPDIVGTTIQIDNQSVTIIGVAAPDFFGIEVGVSPDVWVPLAMQPQLLYQGDALADNREANWLEVIGRRAPGITHARAESGTSLVYQQSQRAIGRPAPNDWPTTVRLIDAGRGLSRLREQYATSLRLLTGLVAILMLVACASLTTLLMTRSAARRQEIAVRLTLGASRARLIRQLMTEGALLSLCGAAVGLAIARWGIGLLIHLLPRERIPLAIDAAVGARSLVFALVLSMLTAALFSAGPAFRFTRPDLARALRAVNDSSANVAGRSFDVRRALVSVQVALSLVLVIGASLFVQSLARTAAIPLGFQTEHVVIASIDPSLSGYSPDGVERFYRDVESRLRKATGVRSVGFSAWPLLGGELSMMTVRQPNVPRPPDPSTWLMSMNVVTGDFFDAAGVSMQRGRAFSQADSAAGSHVIVLNEAAARSYFGSDNAVGRTLLVGRSAATVIGIASDSKYAAVREETRRIVYAPFGRDVQVFVGSTGERTIYVRTSGDPSRFTGVIAGVVRAVDKRVPVYNVKTFAAQKAESLARERLVAAIAAWTGAIALGLAALALYGLVSFGAESRTREIGIRVSLGADAPHVVWLIVRGAIGMVAAGCIAGVALGLGLSRFVQSQLYGVRATDVTTIGTAVGILLITALIAALAPGLRASRIDATTALRYE; from the coding sequence ATGAAGACTCTACGTGTCCTGCGCGACCGGCTTCGCGCGCTGTGGCGCTCCGACCGCGTGCAAGACGAGATCGCCGAGGAGCTTCGCTTTCATGTCGAGATGCGCGCGCGCGACAACGAGCGCGCCGGCATGAGTCCGGCCGATGCCCGACGCGAAGCCGAGCGTCGATTCGGCTCCGTGGCGCTCGCGGCGGATGCCGGCTACGACGTGCGCGGTGGCGGGTGGATCGAGACTCTTGTGCGGGACGTGCGCTTCGGCGCGCGTGTCCTCGCCAAACACAAGATCTTCTCGGCGGTCGTCATCCTGACGGTCGGCGTCGGCATTGGCGCGAACGCGACGATCTTCACGCTCGTCGATCGCGTGCTCCTGCGTTCACTCCCGGTTCAGCATTCCGAGGAGCTTGAACAGGTCACGCTGCCGAACGACTGGTCGACGTTCAGCGAGCCGTTCTTTCGGGATCTGCGCCGCCGCACGGATATTTTCTCGGGCGTGCTCGCGCGCACGGTCGTTCCGGCGACGATCGCACGGTCAGGCGACGCGAGGCGCGGTGTCGTCGAGCTGGTGTCGGGGAATTACTTCTCCGTCCTCGGGACGCGGGCCGCGCTCGGACGCTTGCTGAGCGATGTTGACGATGTCGTGTTGCGGGGCGCGCCGGCCGCCGTCGTCAGCGATCGCTTCTGGCGAAACAGCCTTTCGCGCAATCCGGACATCGTGGGCACCACGATTCAAATCGACAACCAGTCCGTCACCATTATCGGGGTCGCGGCGCCGGACTTCTTCGGCATCGAGGTCGGGGTGTCACCCGACGTGTGGGTGCCGCTCGCCATGCAACCGCAGCTGCTGTACCAGGGTGACGCGCTCGCCGACAACCGCGAGGCCAATTGGCTGGAGGTCATCGGGCGAAGAGCTCCGGGAATCACACACGCCCGCGCGGAGTCGGGGACGTCGTTGGTGTATCAGCAGTCGCAACGCGCGATCGGTCGTCCGGCGCCAAACGATTGGCCGACGACCGTCCGACTCATCGACGCCGGCCGGGGCCTCTCGCGGCTGCGAGAACAATACGCGACCTCTCTCCGTCTGCTGACGGGCCTCGTCGCGATCCTCATGCTGGTCGCGTGCGCGAGTCTGACGACGCTGCTGATGACGCGATCGGCCGCGCGACGACAAGAGATCGCAGTTCGGCTGACGCTGGGCGCTTCGCGCGCGAGACTGATTCGACAGTTGATGACCGAGGGCGCGCTGCTCAGTCTCTGCGGCGCGGCCGTCGGGCTGGCGATCGCGCGCTGGGGTATCGGCCTCCTCATCCACTTGCTGCCGCGCGAGCGCATTCCTCTGGCGATCGACGCGGCGGTGGGCGCGCGTTCCTTGGTCTTCGCGCTTGTCCTCTCGATGCTCACGGCGGCCTTGTTCTCAGCGGGGCCTGCGTTCCGGTTCACTCGACCCGATCTTGCCCGAGCCCTGAGGGCCGTGAACGACTCGAGCGCGAACGTCGCCGGGCGATCCTTCGACGTGCGAAGGGCTCTCGTGAGCGTGCAGGTCGCGCTTTCGCTGGTCCTCGTGATCGGCGCGTCGCTGTTCGTACAAAGCCTCGCCCGTACCGCGGCGATCCCGCTCGGGTTTCAGACTGAACATGTCGTCATCGCGTCGATCGATCCGTCGTTGAGCGGCTATTCGCCGGACGGCGTGGAGCGGTTCTATCGGGACGTCGAGTCGCGGCTGCGCAAGGCCACGGGCGTGCGCAGCGTCGGTTTTTCCGCATGGCCGCTCCTAGGCGGCGAACTGAGCATGATGACGGTCCGCCAACCGAACGTTCCGCGACCTCCGGACCCCAGCACGTGGCTCATGTCGATGAACGTCGTGACTGGCGACTTTTTCGACGCGGCCGGCGTCTCGATGCAACGCGGCCGCGCGTTCAGTCAGGCCGATTCCGCCGCGGGCTCACACGTCATCGTCCTCAACGAGGCGGCGGCCCGTAGCTACTTCGGCTCGGATAACGCAGTGGGCCGCACGCTGCTTGTAGGGCGCTCGGCCGCGACGGTCATCGGCATCGCGAGCGACTCCAAGTACGCCGCGGTGCGCGAGGAGACTCGTCGCATCGTGTATGCGCCGTTCGGCCGCGACGTTCAGGTATTCGTCGGCAGTACGGGAGAACGAACGATCTACGTCCGGACCAGCGGCGACCCGTCCCGATTCACCGGCGTCATCGCGGGGGTCGTTCGTGCCGTCGACAAACGCGTGCCGGTCTACAACGTCAAGACGTTTGCCGCGCAGAAGGCGGAGTCGCTGGCGCGTGAACGCTTGGTCGCCGCGATCGCCGCGTGGACGGGAGCGATCGCGTTGGGCCTGGCCGCTCTGGCGCTCTACGGGCTGGTGAGCTTTGGCGCGGAGAGCCGCACTCGCGAGATCGGCATTCGAGTTTCGCTCGGCGCCGACGCGCCCCACGTCGTGTGGCTGATTGTGCGCGGCGCGATCGGAATGGTCGCCGCCGGATGCATCGCCGGCGTGGCGCTTGGGCTCGGCTTGTCGCGCTTCGTTCAGTCACAGCTCTACGGCGTCCGCGCGACGGACGTGACGACGATCGGCACGGCGGTCGGGATTCTGCTGATCACCGCGCTCATCGCCGCGTTGGCGCCCGGGCTGCGGGCATCGCGCATCGACGCCACGACGGCGTTGCGCTATGAGTGA
- a CDS encoding PadR family transcriptional regulator, producing MKQKPDLPQGTLDLLVLKALSLGETHGYGVGLRIAQLADDMLRVEEGTLYPALYRIEQMGWIDSKWGISENNRRARFYRLTRAGLKQLGIEGERWDHITAAVAKVMRATTA from the coding sequence ATGAAGCAGAAGCCCGACCTCCCCCAAGGCACCCTCGACCTGCTGGTCCTCAAGGCCCTGAGCCTGGGCGAGACGCACGGCTATGGGGTGGGTCTGCGCATCGCGCAGCTCGCCGACGACATGCTCCGCGTCGAAGAGGGCACGCTCTATCCCGCCCTGTACCGCATCGAGCAGATGGGCTGGATCGACAGCAAGTGGGGGATCTCGGAGAACAACCGGCGGGCCCGCTTCTATCGGCTCACGCGCGCGGGCTTGAAGCAGCTCGGCATCGAAGGTGAGCGCTGGGACCACATCACGGCCGCCGTCGCGAAAGTCATGCGGGCCACCACCGCCTGA
- a CDS encoding ABC transporter permease gives METLLQDVRVTLRAFRRSPGFPLTAIATLALGIGATTAIFTTLSAVLLKPLPYPNSQDLYSLRTALTDGRVTTGMLSGGEIYRLNDPKLSVERAAGFIPGDLTLLATDGTPSHVQVYAVTEGFFELFGLPMSIGGFKHDDFTPLPPPSPNAPPQPGPAPAIVISTRMWKQLYNSDPAVVGKPIHFAEFNSTISGVAPRDLDIPHAGDIFIAQRTPPADINHGQEAFARLRHGSTIERAKGELSTVMNGLATDFPAADKNRVYVTRPLVDSIVGDLGPILIIVMAATGLLLLLACVNVANLLLARGAARAREMAVRAALGAGWSRLVRQLLTESMVLAVAGTIVGVGVGALGLRALLALGASKLPRLDAVTFDGRVLLFSLAMLVLTGAIIGLAPAIRLLRSDVKTLMNDSSRSATAGRGTARWLMAMTVAEVALAIMLVAGAGWLVRGFSNLRNTDAGFVPEKRLIFDVSFLGQRYPNPDAVRQAQTDLASTIKNIHGVADVGLVSAYPTRVRIENSLLAQFHGEPFDPANPPGTRQRFVSPGLFAAMGTPLIKGRDFGSGDLPNTAPVAIVNQVFVDKYLKGRDPIGVQFSAGYPAPDPRNEVTIVGVVGSVRQKSLGEPAEPSFYTSLTQAPFRRATAVVSMSGSGDIAGVERAIRTEVRKLNPTMALDFELASDIIGGTLSRQELGMTLMLIFGGIAIVLAAVGIYGVVSYAGSLRREEMATRLALGASPRSVFLLVMRQGATLGFIGAAIGIGLAYFSGQLVSSRVYAIKASDPVILAIATLLIFSITFLATTIPATRASRLNPASALQSE, from the coding sequence ATGGAAACGCTTCTCCAGGACGTCCGCGTCACGCTTCGCGCGTTCCGCCGCTCGCCGGGCTTCCCCCTCACTGCGATCGCCACGCTCGCCCTTGGCATCGGCGCGACGACCGCGATTTTCACGACGCTGAGCGCGGTCCTTCTCAAGCCGCTTCCATATCCCAACTCGCAGGACCTCTACAGCCTCAGAACCGCCCTCACGGACGGCCGTGTCACCACGGGCATGCTGTCCGGAGGCGAGATCTACCGGCTCAACGATCCCAAGCTGTCCGTCGAACGCGCGGCGGGATTCATTCCGGGCGACCTCACGCTGCTTGCGACAGATGGAACGCCGTCGCACGTGCAGGTCTACGCGGTGACCGAAGGGTTCTTCGAGCTCTTCGGGCTTCCGATGAGCATCGGCGGGTTCAAGCACGATGACTTCACTCCGCTTCCGCCGCCGAGCCCCAACGCGCCCCCGCAGCCCGGGCCGGCTCCCGCGATCGTCATCTCGACTCGGATGTGGAAGCAGTTGTACAACAGCGACCCCGCGGTGGTCGGGAAGCCGATTCATTTCGCCGAATTCAACTCGACGATTTCCGGCGTCGCGCCGCGCGATCTCGACATCCCGCATGCCGGCGACATTTTCATCGCCCAGCGAACTCCGCCCGCCGACATCAACCACGGACAGGAGGCGTTCGCCCGGCTGCGCCACGGTTCGACGATCGAGCGCGCGAAGGGCGAGCTGTCGACCGTCATGAACGGTCTTGCCACCGACTTTCCGGCGGCGGACAAGAACCGCGTTTACGTCACGCGGCCGCTCGTCGACTCGATCGTCGGCGACTTGGGGCCGATCCTGATCATCGTCATGGCGGCGACCGGGCTGCTGCTCCTGCTCGCGTGCGTGAACGTCGCCAACCTCCTGCTCGCGCGGGGCGCCGCGCGTGCCCGTGAGATGGCCGTGCGCGCGGCGCTCGGCGCGGGATGGAGCCGGCTCGTGCGACAGCTCCTCACCGAGTCGATGGTGCTCGCCGTCGCGGGTACCATCGTCGGAGTCGGCGTGGGAGCGCTGGGCCTCCGCGCGTTGCTGGCCCTTGGCGCGTCGAAGCTGCCCCGCCTCGACGCGGTGACGTTCGACGGCCGAGTGCTGCTCTTCTCGTTGGCCATGTTGGTCCTCACGGGCGCGATCATCGGACTTGCTCCCGCGATTCGCCTGCTCCGCAGCGATGTGAAGACCCTCATGAACGACAGCTCACGCTCGGCGACCGCCGGCCGTGGTACGGCGCGATGGCTGATGGCGATGACCGTCGCCGAAGTCGCGTTGGCGATCATGTTGGTGGCCGGCGCGGGCTGGCTCGTTCGAGGATTCTCGAATCTCCGAAACACCGACGCCGGCTTCGTGCCGGAGAAGCGGTTGATCTTCGACGTGTCCTTCTTGGGGCAGCGATATCCGAACCCGGATGCCGTGCGCCAGGCGCAGACCGATCTCGCGAGCACCATCAAGAACATCCACGGCGTGGCCGACGTCGGGCTCGTCTCGGCGTACCCGACGCGCGTGCGAATCGAGAATTCGCTGTTGGCGCAATTTCACGGCGAACCGTTCGACCCGGCGAATCCGCCCGGCACGCGCCAGCGCTTCGTCAGCCCGGGCCTCTTCGCCGCGATGGGAACTCCGCTCATCAAAGGTCGTGACTTCGGAAGCGGCGACCTCCCGAACACGGCGCCGGTGGCGATCGTCAACCAGGTGTTCGTCGACAAGTACCTCAAGGGACGCGATCCGATTGGCGTGCAGTTTTCGGCCGGGTATCCAGCGCCGGATCCAAGGAACGAGGTGACGATCGTCGGCGTCGTCGGCAGCGTTCGACAGAAATCTCTCGGCGAGCCGGCGGAGCCGTCGTTCTACACGTCGCTGACGCAGGCGCCATTTCGCCGCGCGACGGCCGTCGTATCGATGTCCGGATCGGGCGACATCGCCGGAGTCGAGCGAGCGATTCGCACGGAAGTGCGAAAGCTCAACCCGACGATGGCGCTCGACTTCGAGCTTGCGTCGGACATCATCGGCGGAACGCTCAGCCGGCAAGAGTTGGGCATGACGCTGATGCTGATCTTCGGGGGCATCGCGATCGTGCTGGCGGCGGTCGGGATCTACGGTGTCGTGTCATACGCCGGGTCGCTGCGTCGAGAGGAGATGGCCACGCGTCTCGCCCTTGGCGCGTCGCCGCGCTCCGTGTTCTTGCTCGTCATGCGGCAAGGCGCGACGCTCGGTTTCATCGGCGCCGCCATCGGTATCGGGTTGGCATATTTCTCGGGGCAGCTCGTGTCGAGTCGCGTGTACGCCATCAAGGCGTCGGACCCCGTGATCTTGGCGATCGCGACGCTGCTGATCTTTTCGATCACGTTCCTCGCGACGACGATTCCGGCCACTCGCGCGTCGCGTCTGAATCCGGCCAGTGCGCTGCAGTCGGAGTGA
- a CDS encoding nuclear transport factor 2 family protein: MKTRDVLQRYFDSLARRDDWASCLADDVVFTSFTSPVKEARGKQAFLEATKRFYGTIAKVNVRDIIVDEDRACALTHYELQPPGGAAAFTSDVAEIFTVRDDRITSFAIYFDTAPFPK; this comes from the coding sequence ATGAAGACTCGTGATGTGCTTCAGCGCTATTTCGACTCTCTCGCGCGCCGCGACGACTGGGCGTCATGCCTCGCCGACGACGTGGTGTTCACGAGCTTCACCAGTCCCGTGAAAGAAGCCCGCGGCAAACAGGCGTTCCTCGAGGCGACGAAGCGCTTCTACGGAACGATCGCCAAAGTGAACGTTCGCGACATCATCGTGGACGAAGACCGGGCATGCGCCCTCACCCACTACGAGCTCCAGCCGCCCGGTGGGGCGGCCGCGTTCACGAGCGACGTCGCCGAAATCTTCACCGTCCGCGACGACCGCATTACGTCGTTTGCGATCTACTTCGATACCGCACCATTTCCGAAATGA
- a CDS encoding alpha/beta hydrolase, protein MANESGHRSRREFLNDVAALGAASTFAALPAAKREAATSFVLVHGAWHGGWCWRRVADRLTAKGHYVAAPTLTGVGERAHLASDAVTLATHVDDVVNEITWKDLDRFVLVGHSYAGMVITGVAEKLRERIAAIVYLDAMIPRDGQSVVALRGPTAAPYPTPMVPPPAAATFKVNEKDLAWVNSKLTPQPTKCFTEPLRVTDAYQRIAKKVFVRVPAYAHPAFDAAYQRVRADRGWKTSEVSCGHDLMIDQPAELAELLASLV, encoded by the coding sequence ATGGCGAACGAATCGGGTCATCGCTCGCGCCGGGAATTTCTCAATGACGTGGCCGCGCTGGGAGCGGCGAGCACGTTTGCCGCCCTTCCGGCGGCGAAACGCGAGGCGGCGACTTCGTTCGTGCTCGTGCACGGCGCGTGGCACGGCGGTTGGTGCTGGAGACGCGTGGCCGACCGGCTGACCGCCAAGGGCCACTACGTGGCCGCGCCGACGCTCACCGGCGTCGGCGAGCGTGCGCACCTGGCGAGTGACGCCGTCACCTTGGCGACCCACGTCGACGACGTGGTCAACGAGATAACCTGGAAGGATCTCGATCGCTTCGTGCTCGTCGGGCATTCGTACGCCGGCATGGTGATCACCGGTGTGGCTGAAAAGCTACGGGAGCGAATCGCCGCGATCGTCTATCTCGATGCGATGATTCCACGCGACGGACAGTCAGTGGTCGCGCTCCGCGGGCCGACGGCAGCGCCGTACCCGACACCGATGGTACCTCCGCCCGCCGCCGCGACGTTCAAGGTCAACGAGAAGGACCTTGCGTGGGTAAACAGCAAGCTCACGCCGCAGCCGACGAAGTGCTTCACGGAGCCGCTCCGCGTGACCGATGCCTACCAGAGGATCGCGAAAAAGGTCTTCGTTCGGGTCCCGGCGTACGCACACCCGGCGTTTGATGCCGCGTATCAACGCGTCCGCGCCGATCGCGGCTGGAAGACGTCGGAAGTGTCGTGCGGGCACGATCTGATGATCGATCAGCCAGCGGAATTGGCCGAGCTTCTAGCCTCGCTGGTGTAG
- a CDS encoding PadR family transcriptional regulator — translation MAKPTSNEQVLQGTLDLLILKTLSLAPMHGWGLTHRIEQLSRDALQVGQGSIYPALVRLEQRGWIDTEWRVTENSRRAKYYRLTAAGRRALSQELASWNRFVSAVGLVLAAGS, via the coding sequence GTGGCGAAGCCCACCAGCAATGAACAGGTCCTGCAAGGCACGCTCGACCTGCTCATTCTCAAGACGCTGTCGCTCGCGCCGATGCACGGTTGGGGACTCACTCACCGCATCGAGCAGCTGTCGCGCGATGCGCTGCAGGTCGGCCAAGGATCCATCTATCCCGCGCTCGTTCGGCTCGAGCAGCGCGGTTGGATCGACACGGAATGGCGCGTCACTGAGAACAGCCGGCGCGCGAAATACTACCGCCTCACCGCCGCCGGGCGCCGCGCGCTCAGCCAAGAGCTCGCGTCCTGGAATCGCTTCGTCAGCGCGGTCGGTCTCGTGCTGGCTGCGGGGAGCTGA
- a CDS encoding ADOP family duplicated permease, with protein sequence MPHQLRATFARMMELFRRRSQFAADQDDEFDFHIEMEAAENVRRGMSPDDARRAALLRFGGAQRFREETSDARGIAAFDHLARDARFAFRRLRRAPAFTAGVIATLGIGIGAAAGIGTIVYDVLLRDLPYEKPTQLVRVGFVTEGTATTSDLLTPAEYFHFAKSAPRSFTELGDYGTSDDFSVTGGDAPEYVTVAFLSPNLLTLLGVRPILGELFRTADTSWTENPRIPILISERFWRRRFGADSSVIGRQIEINRGARIVIGILPRSFGFPSPSIDLYYPAPVPIRHPQLGLGYLTAIGRLRDGVTPSAAEAELNALIPSMSGRFPDITRDMLRRSRARATVEPLKAATVAAVHPQLVLLGVLVAIVLLIATTNVVNLFLLRAERASQETAIALSLGASRVALSQRFVVEGVLLGVASTIVALPAAALTLSTKFGFTEREIPRLHEVSFSWQTVALVCGSAIVVGAVVGLIAVGRTDISGVFDRLRASRSASSLAWRRTQNGLVAFQVAIALVLLIAAGLLGRSFWNLLNARIGFEPADALTFHVSLPWDGYTSYGAQAEFHAKLVDRLTALPGVTSAGVAQWFPLANSGAPELVTQLQAPDGRSIVAASGNLASTDYFRAAGIPLRAGRTFRAGDLRGAPAVILSERLAKSLFGATDVVGKQIQGQAFAGMQLRPFTIIGVAGDVPWARIEDGDVPTVYLPLLRDADGLPADSNPIHRNPYEVRYTIRGARLPSAATIQEVVKALDRRIPAANVRTLGSLVDDATARVRLTMLLIAIAGSAALLLGVIGVYSVVSYAANGRVREFGIRIALGAAPSHVGGMVLGDGLRLVATGAGVGLVAALGATRFLRALLYEVKPTSAAEFSAATALLIAVTVIATFVPARRAARTHPAVVLRGE encoded by the coding sequence GTGCCGCATCAGCTGCGAGCCACGTTCGCGCGTATGATGGAGCTGTTCCGCCGTCGTTCGCAATTCGCCGCCGACCAGGACGACGAGTTCGACTTCCATATCGAGATGGAAGCGGCGGAGAACGTTCGTCGGGGCATGAGCCCGGACGACGCTCGCCGCGCTGCTCTCCTCCGCTTCGGCGGCGCGCAGCGCTTCCGGGAGGAGACGAGCGACGCGCGCGGCATCGCGGCGTTTGACCACCTCGCCCGCGACGCCCGCTTCGCCTTTCGTCGCCTGCGACGCGCGCCGGCGTTCACGGCCGGGGTGATCGCGACGCTCGGCATCGGAATTGGAGCGGCAGCCGGAATCGGCACGATCGTTTACGACGTGCTTCTTCGCGACCTCCCCTACGAAAAGCCCACCCAACTCGTGCGCGTCGGTTTTGTCACGGAAGGCACCGCGACGACGAGCGACTTGCTGACGCCCGCCGAGTATTTTCACTTCGCCAAGAGCGCCCCCCGCTCGTTCACCGAGCTTGGCGACTATGGAACCAGTGACGACTTCAGCGTGACCGGTGGCGACGCCCCCGAATATGTCACCGTGGCGTTTCTGTCGCCGAACTTGCTCACGCTCCTCGGCGTGCGCCCTATCCTCGGCGAGCTATTCCGAACGGCCGACACGTCGTGGACCGAGAATCCGCGAATCCCGATTCTCATCTCGGAGAGGTTCTGGCGGCGGCGGTTCGGCGCGGATTCGTCGGTCATCGGACGCCAGATCGAGATCAATCGCGGCGCACGCATCGTCATCGGCATTCTTCCACGATCGTTCGGCTTCCCGTCGCCATCGATCGATCTCTACTACCCTGCCCCGGTTCCAATCAGACACCCGCAGCTCGGATTGGGCTATCTCACGGCGATCGGCCGCCTGCGCGACGGCGTCACCCCGTCGGCAGCCGAGGCGGAATTGAACGCGCTCATTCCGTCGATGTCGGGCCGGTTCCCCGACATCACGCGTGACATGCTGCGGCGCAGCCGAGCGCGTGCCACGGTCGAGCCGCTCAAGGCGGCGACTGTAGCCGCCGTTCATCCGCAGCTCGTTCTTCTCGGCGTCCTCGTCGCGATCGTGCTACTCATCGCGACGACCAACGTCGTGAATCTCTTTTTGCTCCGTGCCGAGCGCGCGAGCCAGGAGACGGCGATCGCGCTTTCCCTCGGCGCAAGCCGGGTCGCGCTCTCGCAGCGGTTCGTCGTCGAAGGCGTCCTGCTCGGCGTGGCGTCGACGATCGTCGCGCTCCCGGCGGCCGCGCTCACGCTGTCGACGAAGTTCGGGTTTACCGAGCGGGAGATCCCGCGACTACACGAAGTCTCATTCAGCTGGCAGACCGTCGCGCTCGTTTGTGGCTCCGCGATCGTCGTCGGCGCAGTCGTCGGGCTGATCGCGGTCGGGCGAACCGACATTTCCGGCGTGTTCGACCGTCTGCGCGCCTCACGTTCTGCCTCGAGCCTCGCTTGGCGGCGCACGCAGAACGGTCTCGTCGCCTTCCAGGTGGCGATCGCGCTCGTGCTGCTGATCGCGGCGGGGCTGCTGGGGCGCAGTTTTTGGAATCTGCTCAACGCGCGGATAGGGTTCGAGCCCGCTGATGCGTTGACATTTCACGTGTCACTGCCCTGGGACGGCTACACCTCGTACGGTGCGCAGGCGGAATTCCATGCAAAGCTGGTCGATCGACTGACCGCACTTCCGGGGGTGACATCGGCGGGCGTCGCGCAATGGTTTCCGTTGGCGAACTCCGGCGCGCCGGAGCTCGTGACGCAACTCCAAGCCCCCGATGGACGATCGATCGTCGCGGCGTCCGGCAACCTTGCCAGCACCGACTACTTCCGCGCGGCGGGAATTCCGCTGCGCGCCGGACGCACCTTCCGCGCCGGCGACCTGCGCGGCGCACCGGCGGTGATTCTCAGTGAGCGACTCGCAAAGAGCTTGTTCGGAGCGACCGACGTCGTCGGAAAGCAGATTCAGGGACAAGCTTTCGCCGGCATGCAATTGAGACCGTTCACAATCATAGGCGTCGCCGGCGATGTGCCGTGGGCTCGAATCGAGGATGGCGACGTGCCGACGGTCTACCTTCCGCTGCTCCGCGACGCCGATGGACTTCCGGCCGATAGCAATCCGATTCACCGCAATCCCTACGAGGTGCGATACACCATCAGAGGGGCGCGGCTGCCGTCGGCGGCAACGATCCAGGAAGTCGTGAAGGCACTCGACCGCCGCATCCCCGCGGCGAACGTCCGCACACTCGGATCGCTGGTGGACGATGCGACCGCTCGCGTACGGCTCACGATGCTGCTGATCGCCATCGCGGGAAGCGCCGCGCTGCTGCTCGGGGTGATCGGCGTGTACAGCGTGGTTTCCTACGCGGCCAATGGACGCGTGAGGGAGTTCGGCATCCGGATCGCGCTCGGCGCCGCACCCAGTCATGTCGGCGGCATGGTACTCGGCGACGGACTCAGACTCGTCGCTACCGGCGCGGGTGTCGGCCTGGTTGCGGCGCTGGGCGCGACGCGGTTTCTGCGCGCATTGCTGTACGAGGTGAAACCGACGAGCGCCGCGGAGTTCAGCGCGGCGACGGCACTGCTCATCGCGGTGACGGTGATCGCGACCTTCGTTCCCGCGCGCCGGGCGGCGCGGACACATCCCGCCGTGGTGCTGCGCGGCGAATAG